The following proteins are encoded in a genomic region of Haloarcula marina:
- a CDS encoding ABC transporter substrate-binding protein produces MMDRLNDNDRSGQQTTRRQFVRAIGATGLVAGLAGCGGQQAVEDTPTESNTQVASTPIDVDDESLGLIQELAYVTNQTLPVLPLQEKLAQSFQTTDDWNVPSKDSPKIQSYWPTEWLPREGEWTSADGSDDQRLTLAQWAVPADSQYNPWNGKNFAEARRMMFDRFMKYELSSQEYRGYVITDWSLDGKTLTLNVREDGVWQDGSPVTATDVVNQLKLDIYAGGNLGEFVAPDDEGKVADRITASDESTVEVSFVEAFNEDVILPYIQPKYLSAHEGTYGEFVTRLDEAGSQDERSRIVGELTSKSVTDPVGSGPFQFEDADSQRTLLTKFEDHPDADKINYSEAEYLYKPSNQSRWNALINNETDGSATLFMPSNKLRQLPDSVQVSLIPRHWGLGLLFNHEREPVNDVRVRKAIAHVVNREAVAGNSGAGTNSKIAVTYPSGLTSEFSGQVEGTWLKGVTDQFETYGRSTSQTEKAAALLQDAGYQKQGGTWKKDGNPLRIPIKGPSGFSDWVAGAETVVSQLKQFGIQAESVMKDTSTYWGKDYSNADFVVGLQGWASYNQSHPYFHFKFLFDSSDAANFWNMPSELEAPILHDQLRDGQTVTPASLVSDLSTAGD; encoded by the coding sequence ATGATGGACAGGCTCAACGACAATGACCGAAGCGGACAACAGACCACACGCCGCCAATTCGTTCGGGCAATCGGTGCAACCGGACTCGTAGCAGGGCTTGCGGGTTGCGGCGGCCAGCAAGCGGTAGAAGACACGCCGACAGAGAGCAACACCCAAGTTGCGTCCACACCCATCGATGTTGACGACGAGTCACTGGGCTTGATCCAGGAGCTGGCGTATGTCACGAACCAGACGCTACCAGTACTGCCACTTCAGGAGAAACTCGCACAATCGTTCCAGACGACCGACGACTGGAACGTCCCCTCGAAAGACAGCCCGAAGATTCAATCCTACTGGCCAACCGAGTGGCTCCCACGCGAGGGCGAGTGGACTAGCGCGGACGGCTCTGACGACCAGCGACTGACGCTGGCACAGTGGGCCGTTCCCGCGGACTCCCAGTACAACCCCTGGAACGGGAAGAACTTCGCCGAGGCACGCCGGATGATGTTCGACCGGTTCATGAAGTACGAACTCTCCAGCCAGGAGTACAGGGGCTACGTCATCACGGATTGGTCGCTCGACGGGAAGACGCTTACCCTGAACGTCCGCGAGGACGGTGTCTGGCAAGACGGGAGTCCCGTTACGGCGACCGACGTGGTGAATCAGCTCAAGCTCGACATCTACGCTGGTGGCAACCTCGGCGAGTTCGTGGCACCCGACGACGAAGGGAAGGTCGCTGACCGCATCACCGCGTCCGATGAGTCGACCGTCGAGGTATCATTCGTCGAAGCGTTCAACGAGGACGTCATCTTACCGTACATCCAGCCGAAGTACCTCTCGGCTCACGAAGGGACCTACGGCGAGTTCGTGACTCGGCTCGACGAGGCGGGCTCACAGGACGAGCGGTCGAGGATCGTCGGCGAACTCACGAGTAAGAGTGTCACGGACCCGGTTGGCTCCGGCCCCTTCCAGTTCGAAGACGCCGACAGCCAGCGAACGCTCCTCACGAAGTTCGAGGACCATCCTGACGCGGATAAAATCAACTACTCCGAGGCCGAGTACCTCTACAAGCCGTCGAACCAGAGCCGCTGGAACGCTCTCATCAACAACGAAACAGACGGGTCGGCGACGCTGTTCATGCCGAGCAACAAGCTGCGCCAGCTTCCGGACTCGGTGCAGGTCAGCCTCATCCCGAGACACTGGGGGCTCGGCCTCCTGTTCAACCACGAGCGAGAACCGGTCAACGACGTGCGCGTCCGCAAGGCAATCGCCCACGTGGTTAATCGTGAGGCGGTTGCCGGGAATTCCGGTGCTGGTACAAACTCGAAAATCGCAGTCACGTACCCGAGTGGGTTGACCAGCGAATTCAGCGGGCAGGTCGAGGGAACCTGGCTCAAGGGTGTCACCGACCAGTTTGAGACGTACGGACGAAGTACTTCTCAGACAGAGAAGGCCGCTGCGCTGCTTCAGGACGCTGGCTACCAGAAGCAGGGTGGGACGTGGAAGAAAGACGGCAACCCGCTCCGCATCCCGATCAAGGGCCCGTCCGGGTTCTCCGACTGGGTTGCGGGTGCGGAAACCGTCGTCTCACAACTCAAGCAGTTCGGCATTCAGGCCGAGAGCGTAATGAAAGACACCTCGACCTACTGGGGGAAAGACTACTCGAACGCCGACTTCGTCGTCGGGCTTCAGGGCTGGGCGTCGTACAACCAGTCACACCCGTACTTCCATTTCAAGTTCCTGTTCGACAGTTCCGATGCCGCGAACTTCTGGAACATGCCCAGCGAACTCGAGGCACCGATCCTGCACGACCAGTTGCGTGACGGCCAGACTGTCACTCCTGCATCGCTCGTCTCGGACCTGTCCACGGCCGGAGACTAA
- a CDS encoding glycoside hydrolase family 13 protein, with product MTQFNSQPTTESAQRTDIDEQWWKEAAVYQIYPRSFNDSDGDGVGDIPGITEKADYLDDLGVDVVWLCPVYESPNADNGYDISDYRSIMDEFGTMADWEELLAELHARDIRLIMDLVVNHTSKQHEWFQQSRRREGEFEDYYHWVDGTPDEPPNNWKSVFGGPAWTYDEERGQWYLHLFDPEQPDLNWRNPAVRDAITEMVTWWLEKGIDGFRLDAIDHLSKADGYPDGDPDEPIVGVEHFSHGPRLPEYLEELAAAFEDYDTMTVGEMGGADIEQVDDFAGDDGLDMIFQFEHMGIDAGPDGPWDPEQFGEWELGDLKEIISQQQNQIDWPTLFFGNHDQPRPVSRFGDESYHAESATLIATLLLTLRGTPYIYQGEEIGMTNNEFDGLEEIDDPMTVGAVDDLIADGVVDSYEEVADLVNYQSRDHARTPMQWDDTENADFTDENPWFDLNENFDEINVEALRSDADSIWHHYQDLIDLRQAEDVLVYGDYELLLPDHDQFYAYQRTLDDERFVIVLNWSSEPATFDADVEAIDSEILISNYSDSPSTPSGEAFRPYEAVVYRC from the coding sequence ATGACACAGTTCAATTCACAGCCCACGACCGAATCGGCACAGCGCACAGACATCGACGAACAATGGTGGAAGGAAGCCGCCGTCTACCAGATCTATCCCCGGAGTTTCAACGACAGCGACGGCGACGGCGTCGGCGACATCCCCGGAATCACCGAGAAGGCCGACTACCTTGACGACCTCGGCGTCGACGTCGTCTGGCTCTGCCCTGTTTACGAGTCGCCCAACGCTGACAACGGGTACGACATCAGCGACTATCGCTCGATAATGGACGAGTTCGGGACGATGGCCGACTGGGAGGAACTACTGGCGGAACTGCACGCACGTGACATCCGCCTCATCATGGACCTGGTCGTCAATCACACCTCCAAACAACACGAGTGGTTCCAGCAATCCCGGCGGCGCGAGGGCGAGTTCGAGGACTACTATCACTGGGTCGACGGCACTCCCGACGAGCCGCCGAACAACTGGAAATCCGTCTTCGGTGGACCGGCCTGGACCTACGACGAGGAACGCGGTCAGTGGTACCTCCATCTCTTCGACCCCGAGCAGCCCGACCTGAACTGGCGTAATCCCGCCGTCCGTGACGCGATCACAGAGATGGTCACGTGGTGGCTGGAAAAGGGCATCGACGGCTTCCGCCTCGACGCCATCGACCACCTCTCGAAGGCCGACGGCTACCCGGATGGAGACCCGGACGAACCGATTGTCGGCGTCGAGCACTTCAGCCACGGCCCTCGCCTCCCCGAGTATCTCGAGGAACTCGCGGCGGCGTTCGAGGACTACGACACCATGACCGTTGGTGAGATGGGCGGCGCAGATATCGAGCAGGTCGACGACTTTGCAGGCGACGACGGCCTGGATATGATCTTCCAATTCGAGCATATGGGCATCGACGCTGGACCCGATGGCCCGTGGGATCCGGAACAGTTCGGTGAGTGGGAGCTCGGAGACCTCAAGGAGATCATCAGCCAGCAACAGAACCAGATCGACTGGCCCACCCTATTCTTTGGGAACCACGATCAGCCTCGCCCCGTTTCGCGATTCGGCGACGAGAGCTACCACGCCGAGAGCGCGACGCTCATCGCGACCCTGCTGTTGACACTTCGGGGGACTCCCTACATCTATCAGGGTGAGGAGATCGGCATGACCAACAACGAATTTGACGGTCTCGAAGAAATCGACGACCCGATGACCGTCGGCGCGGTCGACGACCTCATCGCCGACGGCGTCGTCGACTCTTACGAGGAGGTTGCAGACCTCGTCAACTACCAGAGCCGCGACCACGCTCGAACGCCGATGCAGTGGGACGACACTGAGAACGCCGACTTCACTGACGAGAATCCCTGGTTCGACCTTAACGAGAACTTCGACGAGATCAACGTCGAGGCACTGCGGTCCGACGCAGATTCCATCTGGCACCACTATCAGGACTTGATCGACCTCCGCCAGGCAGAGGACGTGCTGGTCTATGGTGACTACGAGCTCTTGTTACCCGATCACGACCAGTTCTACGCCTACCAGCGGACGCTTGACGACGAGCGGTTCGTGATCGTTCTCAACTGGTCCAGCGAACCCGCAACATTTGACGCCGATGTGGAGGCAATCGATTCAGAGATACTGATCAGCAACTACTCTGACTCACCGAGCACCCCGTCCGGCGAGGCGTTTCGGCCGTACGAAGCAGTGGTCTATCGCTGTTGA
- a CDS encoding ABC transporter ATP-binding protein produces the protein MSRTANDTGRDAADPIIEARNVSVTYDLEHRDAMVLDDASIDLRRGEILGVVGESGSGKSMLANAMMDAVEEPGITTGEIRYYPEKGDDPVNVLELSDRELKQLRWEEISMVFQGALSSFNPTMKIRGHFVETLEAHDYDVDEGMERARELLSDLYLDPDRVLDSYSYELSGGMSQRALIALSLVLEPKVLLMDEPTAALDLLMQRSILSLLDDIKEKYELSILFITHDLPLVAGLSDRLAILYAFKLAEVGPTEQIVRHSQHPYTRALLKAVPNLDAPLSTMQPIEGTAPNPAHTPAGCHYAPRCPLATEQCHEEQPEWFQVADDQETACFHHDEAEKAVPMEAEVVDQ, from the coding sequence ATGTCACGAACTGCAAACGACACAGGGCGCGACGCGGCGGACCCGATCATCGAGGCTCGCAACGTCAGCGTCACCTACGACCTGGAGCACAGAGACGCGATGGTACTGGACGACGCGAGTATCGACCTCCGGCGGGGTGAGATACTCGGCGTCGTCGGTGAATCCGGATCGGGCAAATCGATGCTTGCCAACGCGATGATGGACGCTGTCGAAGAACCCGGGATTACGACCGGAGAGATACGATATTACCCCGAGAAAGGTGACGACCCAGTCAACGTCCTCGAGTTGAGCGACAGAGAGCTGAAACAGCTCCGCTGGGAGGAAATCTCGATGGTGTTCCAGGGTGCCCTCTCCTCGTTCAATCCGACGATGAAGATTCGTGGGCACTTCGTAGAGACGCTGGAAGCCCACGATTACGACGTCGACGAGGGGATGGAACGGGCGCGTGAACTCCTCTCTGACCTCTATCTGGACCCTGACCGGGTACTCGATTCCTACTCCTACGAGTTGTCAGGCGGGATGAGCCAGCGAGCGCTCATCGCGCTATCACTGGTACTGGAGCCGAAGGTGCTGTTGATGGACGAGCCGACGGCCGCGCTGGACCTGCTGATGCAACGCTCGATTCTGAGCCTGCTCGACGACATCAAAGAGAAGTACGAACTCTCGATACTGTTCATCACGCACGACCTGCCGCTCGTGGCTGGCCTGTCCGACCGGTTGGCCATTCTCTACGCGTTCAAACTGGCGGAAGTCGGGCCGACCGAACAGATTGTCCGACACTCGCAGCACCCGTACACGCGAGCGCTCCTGAAGGCCGTCCCCAACCTAGATGCCCCGTTGTCGACGATGCAACCCATCGAAGGGACGGCCCCCAATCCAGCCCACACACCGGCGGGGTGTCATTACGCGCCGCGGTGTCCGCTGGCGACCGAGCAATGTCACGAAGAACAACCAGAGTGGTTCCAGGTAGCAGACGACCAGGAGACAGCGTGCTTCCACCACGACGAGGCCGAGAAGGCCGTCCCGATGGAAGCCGAGGTGGTGGACCAATGA
- a CDS encoding universal stress protein, translating to MTRTLTVIEDTDRDRALLQKARTVALGEGNDIVVVALATPDEYEDVASTLDEIGRVEHTSYDEDDILEGLSGDVQDLASDVLGEAVEYVLRTVVEEKGAQADAVIEIATETGSDHVFIPGSRRSPTGKAVFGDRTQRVLLNFDGFVTTSME from the coding sequence ATGACACGCACACTCACCGTTATCGAAGATACAGACCGCGACAGAGCATTGCTACAGAAAGCACGGACCGTTGCATTGGGCGAAGGGAACGATATCGTGGTCGTCGCACTTGCGACGCCTGACGAGTACGAAGACGTCGCATCGACGCTCGACGAGATCGGCCGCGTCGAGCACACGAGCTACGACGAAGACGATATTCTCGAAGGGCTGTCCGGAGACGTCCAGGACCTTGCCAGCGACGTACTCGGTGAGGCTGTGGAATACGTCCTGCGTACGGTCGTCGAAGAGAAAGGGGCGCAAGCAGACGCGGTCATCGAGATAGCGACCGAGACAGGCAGTGATCACGTCTTCATCCCGGGGTCTCGACGATCTCCGACTGGGAAAGCCGTATTCGGAGACCGTACCCAGCGAGTCCTCCTCAATTTCGACGGTTTCGTGACCACCTCGATGGAATGA
- a CDS encoding cupin domain-containing protein, with translation MDEVTVTSLADVEDPDETADVSRQVVFETEDTIMVQSRVGGGTTTGWHHNSDRHVYGYVVQGHATMEYGSAGEDSVVLDAGDFVYVPPHTIRRVVNPTTEDWVIVISFVGFGSPAVSVDRPESRGE, from the coding sequence ATGGACGAAGTTACGGTCACTTCGCTTGCCGATGTCGAAGACCCAGACGAGACTGCCGACGTTTCGCGGCAGGTAGTTTTCGAAACAGAGGATACCATCATGGTTCAGTCGCGGGTCGGCGGTGGGACCACTACGGGATGGCACCATAACAGCGACCGCCACGTCTACGGATATGTGGTGCAAGGACACGCAACGATGGAGTACGGATCAGCAGGCGAAGACTCGGTTGTTCTTGATGCGGGTGACTTCGTGTACGTACCGCCTCACACCATTCGGCGGGTGGTGAATCCCACCACCGAGGACTGGGTGATCGTTATCAGTTTCGTCGGATTCGGGTCACCCGCCGTGTCCGTTGATAGGCCCGAGTCAAGGGGCGAGTAG
- a CDS encoding glycoside hydrolase family 13 protein, with protein MSKPESKTLEQPDRQWWKEAVVYQIYPRSFNDSDGDGIGDLGGIIEKVDYLDALGVDAVWLCPIYESPQADNGYDISDYRSIHDTYGDLNDWRDLLDALHDRDIRLIMDLVVNHTSDEHEWFQQSRRREGEFEDYYIWRDGRSADDADYDTADGPTDEVAPNNWEAAFGGPAWTYDVERGQWYLHLFDEKQPDLNWRNPTVRDSVYEMMNWWLSQGIDGFRMDVINLISKTEGLPDGDAESGQTGAKHFMNGPKVHDYLQEMHQEVLTDDSLLTVGEAPGAHVDDAQQYVGSDGDGLSMVFQFEHVTFDHDGDKWDAGDWSLVEFKEILSKWQNGLADDGWNSIYLNNHDQPRMVSRFGDDGAYRTESAKLLATLTHTLQGTPFVYQGEELGMTNAEFASTEELRDVEALNFVEAAIEAGDAATYDDVRDAIEYVGRDNARTPMQWDDAEHAGFTDGEPWIDCNSNYETVNVARARANEDSVWHYYRDLIELREEHDVLVYGEFSLLCPEDPAVFAYTRTLGEEHGLVVLNLEPEPVEFEVPADVTLDGLELAIANTEVPTAPRPSFELGPYEARVYLTS; from the coding sequence ATGAGCAAGCCGGAGTCGAAGACGCTCGAACAACCCGACCGTCAATGGTGGAAGGAAGCCGTCGTCTATCAGATATACCCTCGGTCTTTCAACGACAGTGATGGCGATGGCATCGGTGACCTGGGCGGTATCATCGAGAAAGTCGACTATCTCGATGCGCTCGGTGTCGACGCCGTCTGGCTCTGCCCCATCTACGAATCTCCGCAGGCCGACAACGGGTACGACATCAGCGACTATCGATCCATCCACGATACCTACGGCGATTTGAACGACTGGCGAGACCTCCTCGACGCACTTCACGACCGGGATATCCGGTTGATTATGGACCTGGTCGTCAACCACACGTCCGACGAACACGAGTGGTTCCAGCAGTCCCGTCGGCGCGAAGGCGAGTTCGAGGACTACTACATCTGGCGCGACGGCCGGTCCGCCGACGATGCCGACTACGACACCGCTGACGGCCCGACCGACGAGGTCGCCCCAAACAACTGGGAAGCGGCCTTTGGCGGGCCTGCATGGACGTACGACGTGGAACGTGGCCAGTGGTACCTCCACCTCTTCGACGAGAAACAACCGGACCTGAACTGGCGCAATCCGACCGTTCGCGATTCAGTCTACGAGATGATGAATTGGTGGCTTTCGCAGGGTATCGACGGCTTCCGGATGGACGTCATCAACCTCATCTCGAAGACGGAGGGACTGCCGGACGGCGACGCGGAATCGGGACAGACTGGTGCGAAGCACTTCATGAACGGCCCGAAGGTCCACGACTACCTCCAGGAGATGCACCAGGAGGTGCTCACTGACGACTCGCTCCTGACTGTCGGAGAGGCCCCCGGTGCGCACGTCGACGACGCCCAGCAGTACGTCGGGTCAGACGGAGACGGACTCTCGATGGTGTTCCAGTTCGAACACGTCACGTTCGACCACGATGGCGACAAGTGGGACGCCGGCGACTGGTCGCTCGTCGAGTTCAAAGAGATTCTCTCGAAGTGGCAGAACGGCCTCGCCGATGACGGGTGGAACAGTATCTACCTCAACAACCACGACCAGCCGCGGATGGTCTCTCGCTTCGGCGACGACGGCGCGTATCGCACCGAGAGCGCGAAACTGCTCGCGACGCTCACCCACACGCTCCAGGGGACGCCGTTCGTCTACCAGGGCGAGGAACTCGGCATGACGAACGCCGAGTTCGCGTCCACCGAGGAACTCCGGGACGTCGAGGCGCTGAACTTCGTCGAGGCGGCTATCGAAGCCGGGGACGCAGCGACCTACGACGACGTCCGGGACGCCATCGAGTACGTAGGAAGGGATAACGCTCGTACGCCAATGCAGTGGGACGACGCCGAACACGCTGGCTTCACTGACGGCGAGCCGTGGATCGACTGCAACTCGAACTACGAGACGGTCAACGTAGCGCGCGCTCGGGCGAACGAGGACTCCGTCTGGCACTACTACCGCGACCTTATCGAACTCCGCGAGGAGCACGATGTCCTCGTCTACGGCGAGTTCTCGCTTCTCTGTCCCGAAGATCCCGCCGTCTTCGCTTACACGCGAACGCTCGGTGAGGAGCACGGCCTCGTGGTGCTCAACTTAGAACCCGAGCCGGTCGAGTTCGAGGTCCCGGCCGACGTCACGCTCGACGGACTCGAATTGGCAATCGCAAACACCGAGGTCCCGACGGCACCGCGTCCGTCGTTCGAACTCGGTCCGTACGAAGCGCGGGTCTACCTCACTTCGTAA
- a CDS encoding ABC transporter permease yields MNPTDGNDSADSDPVVDAVGRESVEDRQSDTRPRSSITGHDQQGQALTDGGTVSEFEQMADVSMTTAERRRQWFEEKILAPGRIVWDDWRARTGAFIVLVYLLMGTLGPLLVTAPQPNQGPRLIGAFRSLQYPLGTTASGESIFAQIIHATPSMLVMIASGAVFTVVLGTAVGTLAGYKGGRTDSALMTVTDIMMTIPGLPLTIVLAAALQIKGNPAVIGILITVNAWAGLGRAIRSQVLTLRDSEYVEASRIMGIKTPTIITGDIIPNLMPYITMNFVQQARAVIFGSVGLYFLGVLPYNNVNWGVMMNAAVERAGAVSSPLAFHWLLMPMLTIIVLALGLTLLAQGADRIFNPRVRARHAKSIGGGDDDDDGDDEDGDPPTTSTTAPGMSTAGGS; encoded by the coding sequence GTGAATCCTACTGACGGAAACGACTCGGCAGATAGCGACCCTGTCGTCGACGCCGTCGGACGCGAGTCGGTCGAGGACCGCCAGTCCGACACCCGCCCTCGGTCGTCGATTACTGGGCACGACCAGCAGGGGCAGGCACTGACTGACGGCGGAACGGTTTCCGAGTTCGAGCAGATGGCCGACGTCTCGATGACGACGGCCGAACGTCGCAGACAGTGGTTCGAAGAGAAGATACTGGCCCCTGGCCGTATCGTCTGGGACGACTGGCGGGCTCGAACGGGGGCTTTCATCGTTCTCGTGTACCTGTTGATGGGGACGCTTGGCCCCCTCTTGGTCACCGCCCCGCAACCGAATCAAGGCCCCCGGCTCATCGGTGCGTTCCGGTCACTGCAGTACCCGCTCGGGACGACTGCGTCAGGCGAGAGCATCTTCGCGCAGATCATCCACGCGACTCCCTCGATGCTCGTCATGATCGCATCGGGAGCCGTGTTTACCGTCGTCCTCGGGACAGCCGTTGGCACGCTGGCCGGATACAAGGGCGGACGGACGGACAGCGCGTTGATGACGGTCACCGACATCATGATGACTATTCCGGGACTGCCACTGACGATCGTCCTGGCAGCCGCGCTCCAAATCAAGGGGAACCCTGCGGTCATCGGAATCCTCATCACGGTCAACGCCTGGGCCGGTCTCGGCCGCGCGATTCGGTCACAGGTCCTGACGCTCCGCGACTCCGAGTACGTTGAGGCATCACGAATTATGGGGATCAAGACGCCGACGATCATCACCGGCGACATCATCCCCAACCTGATGCCGTACATCACGATGAACTTCGTCCAGCAGGCCCGAGCGGTCATCTTCGGCTCGGTCGGCCTGTACTTCCTGGGCGTGCTGCCGTACAACAACGTCAACTGGGGCGTGATGATGAACGCGGCCGTCGAGCGAGCAGGTGCCGTGTCCTCTCCGTTAGCCTTCCACTGGCTGTTGATGCCGATGCTGACCATCATCGTCCTCGCACTCGGATTGACGCTGTTGGCGCAGGGGGCCGACCGTATCTTCAATCCGCGGGTTCGCGCCCGACACGCCAAGTCGATCGGCGGCGGCGACGACGATGACGATGGAGACGACGAAGACGGTGACCCGCCGACGACGTCTACCACTGCCCCCGGAATGTCGACCGCTGGAGGTTCCTAA
- a CDS encoding oligopeptide/dipeptide ABC transporter ATP-binding protein, whose protein sequence is MSDRSSPRQNDDEEVVMSLDDVSVHFEKEQGFIDSLRKDAPQVQAVDGVSIDIPENDVLALVGESGCGKTTLGKTIIGVQRPTHGSVKYRGQDIWDAKDGKGDVEIPYGDIRKALQIIHQDPGGALNPNQKVLTSLEAPLKRWDPDMSTEDRRARIFALLDRVGMEPPQEYAHRFPHQLSGGEQQRVALVRALLMNPDVILADEAVSALDVSLRVETMDLLLELQEQFNTSFVFISHTLSNARYLAEKADGRIGIMYLGEIIEIGPPDEVLNDPKHPYSKVLRWATADLDPSEQKMVDPPVRSIDIPDPVNPPSGCRFHTRCPEAREACKTDKPELGAEAGEPGTRCAACHRTDPDHEYWDSAPLDGVESTETPKVTDDD, encoded by the coding sequence ATGAGCGACCGTTCGTCTCCTCGGCAGAACGACGACGAGGAGGTCGTGATGTCGCTCGACGACGTCTCGGTCCATTTCGAGAAGGAACAGGGATTCATCGACTCGTTGCGGAAAGACGCTCCGCAGGTCCAGGCAGTCGACGGTGTCTCTATCGACATCCCCGAAAACGACGTGCTTGCGCTGGTCGGTGAGTCTGGCTGCGGGAAGACCACGCTCGGGAAGACGATTATCGGCGTCCAGCGTCCGACCCACGGGAGCGTCAAGTACCGCGGTCAGGACATCTGGGACGCCAAGGACGGGAAGGGTGACGTCGAAATCCCGTACGGCGATATCCGAAAAGCCCTGCAGATTATCCATCAGGACCCCGGTGGGGCACTCAACCCCAACCAGAAGGTGCTGACATCACTCGAAGCGCCATTGAAGCGCTGGGATCCGGACATGTCGACCGAGGACCGACGGGCACGCATCTTTGCACTGTTGGATCGGGTCGGGATGGAGCCACCACAGGAGTACGCCCATCGGTTCCCTCACCAGCTGAGCGGCGGGGAACAACAGCGTGTGGCGCTGGTCCGGGCACTCCTGATGAACCCAGACGTCATTCTCGCCGACGAGGCCGTGTCGGCACTCGACGTCTCGCTCCGGGTCGAAACGATGGACCTGCTGTTGGAACTGCAAGAGCAGTTCAACACGTCCTTCGTGTTCATCTCGCACACGCTGTCGAACGCCCGCTATCTCGCCGAGAAGGCAGACGGGCGTATCGGCATCATGTACCTTGGAGAGATCATCGAGATCGGACCACCCGACGAGGTCCTGAACGACCCGAAACACCCGTACTCGAAGGTACTGCGGTGGGCGACGGCCGACCTCGACCCGAGCGAGCAGAAGATGGTCGACCCACCGGTCCGTTCCATCGACATCCCGGACCCGGTGAACCCGCCGTCTGGCTGTCGGTTCCACACTCGGTGTCCCGAAGCACGTGAGGCGTGCAAGACCGACAAGCCCGAACTCGGCGCGGAAGCCGGCGAGCCGGGTACTCGCTGTGCAGCGTGCCACCGAACCGACCCCGATCACGAATACTGGGACAGCGCCCCACTCGACGGTGTCGAGAGTACGGAGACTCCGAAGGTTACCGATGACGACTAA
- a CDS encoding ABC transporter permease encodes MNYIFKRLSQSLLTVFVVVSASFGLVRLLPGGPMDYLRAQMIQQGSDLSSAEINRRIAAQTNIAVDEPLYVQYLDYMIAMVQGNFGQSIWYEEPVASIIGPAIPWTVFLTASALFLAFTVGISLGAFMAYKEGSSFDIASTGIGLFLNSTPSYVVALLLIAFLGYRFQLFPTGGRYASELTTGFNIPFLASVAYHGVLPIMSMALVGFGGWALSMRGNSIRVLGEDYLRVARLRGLSTRRIAIRYVARNAILPMYTGLMIAIGTVFGGAVIIENIFAYPGVGFYLIQAINARDYPLMMGGFILITVAMVIGITIADLTYGWLDPRAKGGGSRESY; translated from the coding sequence ATGAACTATATATTTAAACGGTTGAGCCAATCGCTGCTCACTGTCTTCGTGGTGGTATCGGCGAGCTTTGGCCTCGTTCGGCTGCTCCCCGGTGGCCCAATGGACTACTTGCGGGCTCAGATGATACAACAGGGCAGCGACCTATCCTCCGCCGAGATCAACCGGCGTATCGCCGCCCAGACCAACATCGCTGTCGACGAGCCGCTGTACGTTCAGTACCTCGACTACATGATCGCGATGGTCCAGGGGAACTTTGGACAGTCCATCTGGTACGAGGAGCCCGTCGCGAGCATCATCGGCCCGGCGATTCCATGGACAGTGTTCCTGACGGCGTCGGCGCTGTTTCTGGCGTTCACCGTCGGCATCTCGCTCGGGGCGTTCATGGCATACAAGGAAGGCTCGTCGTTCGACATCGCCAGTACGGGTATCGGACTCTTCCTCAACTCCACCCCCAGTTACGTGGTCGCGCTGTTGCTCATCGCGTTCCTCGGCTACCGGTTCCAGCTGTTTCCGACTGGCGGGCGCTACGCCTCCGAGTTGACGACGGGATTCAACATCCCCTTCCTGGCGAGCGTCGCCTATCACGGAGTGTTACCCATCATGTCGATGGCCCTCGTCGGCTTCGGCGGCTGGGCACTCTCGATGCGAGGCAACAGTATCCGTGTCCTCGGGGAGGACTACCTCCGCGTGGCTCGGCTGCGTGGGTTGTCAACTCGACGAATCGCCATTCGATACGTCGCCCGAAACGCCATCCTGCCGATGTACACCGGCCTGATGATCGCCATCGGGACCGTCTTCGGCGGTGCGGTCATCATCGAGAACATCTTCGCGTACCCGGGCGTCGGGTTCTACCTGATTCAGGCGATCAACGCCCGCGACTATCCGCTGATGATGGGCGGGTTCATCCTCATCACGGTCGCGATGGTCATCGGCATCACCATCGCGGACCTCACCTACGGATGGCTCGACCCGCGCGCCAAAGGAGGTGGGTCGCGTGAATCCTACTGA